From a single Bemisia tabaci chromosome 10, PGI_BMITA_v3 genomic region:
- the LOC109037695 gene encoding 4-hydroxy-2-oxoglutarate aldolase, mitochondrial isoform X1 — MSGATPKRKFRLDGVFPPLPTPFDKDDNIDFNAWKKNVALWEKIPFKGYVLGGSCSELPYISPEERLALIRETRKLISNDRLIIGGSTCESTKATCELSIAMAKEGADAVLVLPPFYFKSNMSDAVLLDHFTTVANRSPIPVLIYNYVAITGFDLPLSVLTKLAAHPNIVGIKDTDVTKIGGLSVATQNEQFDILEASAGCLLAGILAGSVGSINGLCVVYGEAVCQLYELSMSKQYEKARELQMKLVEPEITVRIEAINDILETWSPRFESRHGHPRILRGSPTEAVTPCHGRCPRGNQSLFEKIGFFQKPVMSRK, encoded by the exons ATGTCTGGAGCTACCCCAAAGCGAAAATTCCGATTGGACGGTGTGTTTCCACCCCTTCCAACACCTTTCGATAAAGATGATAATATAGATTTTAATGCCTGGAAGAAGAATGTAGctttgtgggaaaaaattccattcaaag GCTATGTGCTGGGTGGATCTTGCAGCGAACTGCCGTACATCAGTCCGGAAGAAAGATTGGCTCTCATTAGAGAGACTCGGAAACTCATATCCAACGATAGGCTCATCATTGGTGGATCCACGTGTGAAT CGACGAAGGCCACTTGTGAATTATCAATAGCCATGGCAAAGGAAGGGGCTGACGCTGTCCTGGTCTTGCCACCATTCTACTTCAAATCAAATATGAGC GATGCAGTTTTATTAGATCACTTTACGACGGTAGCGAACAGGAGTCCTATTCCCGTTTTGATCTACAATTACGTGGCTATCACCGGATTTGATCTCCCACTTTCCGTCCTCACTAAACTGGCAGCTCATCCCAATATCGTTGGTATCAAAGACACGGAT GTTACAAAAATAGGAGGTCTAAGCGTCGCCACGCAAAATGAACAGTTTGACATCCTTGAGGCCTCAGCAGGATGTTTGCTCGCTGGAATTCTTGCAG gcTCTGTTGGCAGCATTAACGGTCTTTGCGTGGTTTATGGAGAAGCAGTTTGCCAACTTTACGAACTATCAATGTCGAAACAGTACGAGAAAGCGCGGGAGCTGCAGATGAAATTGGTCGAGCCAGAAATCACGGTGAGAATAGAGGCTATCAACG ATATTCTGGAAACATGGAGTCCCCGGTTTGAAAGCCGCCATGGACATCCTCGGATATTACGGGGGTCCCCCACGGAAGCCGTTACACCCTGTCACGGACGTTGCCCGCGCGGAAATCAGAGCTTGTTTgaaaaaatcgggttttttcaaaaacctgtGATGTCACGAAAATAG
- the LOC109037695 gene encoding 4-hydroxy-2-oxoglutarate aldolase, mitochondrial isoform X2, which produces MSGATPKRKFRLDGVFPPLPTPFDKDDNIDFNAWKKNVALWEKIPFKGYVLGGSCSELPYISPEERLALIRETRKLISNDRLIIGGSTCESTKATCELSIAMAKEGADAVLVLPPFYFKSNMSDAVLLDHFTTVANRSPIPVLIYNYVAITGFDLPLSVLTKLAAHPNIVGIKDTDVTKIGGLSVATQNEQFDILEASAGCLLAGILAGSVGSINGLCVVYGEAVCQLYELSMSKQYEKARELQMKLVEPEITIFWKHGVPGLKAAMDILGYYGGPPRKPLHPVTDVARAEIRACLKKSGFFKNL; this is translated from the exons ATGTCTGGAGCTACCCCAAAGCGAAAATTCCGATTGGACGGTGTGTTTCCACCCCTTCCAACACCTTTCGATAAAGATGATAATATAGATTTTAATGCCTGGAAGAAGAATGTAGctttgtgggaaaaaattccattcaaag GCTATGTGCTGGGTGGATCTTGCAGCGAACTGCCGTACATCAGTCCGGAAGAAAGATTGGCTCTCATTAGAGAGACTCGGAAACTCATATCCAACGATAGGCTCATCATTGGTGGATCCACGTGTGAAT CGACGAAGGCCACTTGTGAATTATCAATAGCCATGGCAAAGGAAGGGGCTGACGCTGTCCTGGTCTTGCCACCATTCTACTTCAAATCAAATATGAGC GATGCAGTTTTATTAGATCACTTTACGACGGTAGCGAACAGGAGTCCTATTCCCGTTTTGATCTACAATTACGTGGCTATCACCGGATTTGATCTCCCACTTTCCGTCCTCACTAAACTGGCAGCTCATCCCAATATCGTTGGTATCAAAGACACGGAT GTTACAAAAATAGGAGGTCTAAGCGTCGCCACGCAAAATGAACAGTTTGACATCCTTGAGGCCTCAGCAGGATGTTTGCTCGCTGGAATTCTTGCAG gcTCTGTTGGCAGCATTAACGGTCTTTGCGTGGTTTATGGAGAAGCAGTTTGCCAACTTTACGAACTATCAATGTCGAAACAGTACGAGAAAGCGCGGGAGCTGCAGATGAAATTGGTCGAGCCAGAAATCACG ATATTCTGGAAACATGGAGTCCCCGGTTTGAAAGCCGCCATGGACATCCTCGGATATTACGGGGGTCCCCCACGGAAGCCGTTACACCCTGTCACGGACGTTGCCCGCGCGGAAATCAGAGCTTGTTTgaaaaaatcgggttttttcaaaaacctgtGA